One Egicoccus halophilus genomic region harbors:
- a CDS encoding ABC transporter permease, translating to MSATETRVTDSGGRPDVRDLLRNPVVLAGIVAVLLFVVGNLLVPGFGSYGTVMNVLRVAAFLGVIAAGQTIVILAGGEGIDLSVGKIATFSAIVVAQVSGGEDGRLLLAVATALLFCGLVGVVNGVGVAYLRIPPLVMTLGMVAVVQGIIRVYSGGQPEGRAPAALSQLVNARTVLGIRGSVWIWLIIAVGVVALLRRTTFGRRVYALGANRETAYLSGINVQRNLVLVYVASSLFAALGGVMLIGYSGAASISLADQYQLISIAAVVIGGTTLAGGVGGYLGTVIGAVVLQALTSLLVALNIGAAGRQIVNGLILIVLLSAYGRQRRLRQ from the coding sequence ATGAGCGCCACCGAGACACGCGTGACCGACTCGGGCGGACGACCCGACGTCCGGGACCTGCTGCGCAACCCCGTGGTCCTGGCGGGGATCGTGGCCGTGCTCCTGTTCGTGGTCGGCAACCTGCTCGTGCCGGGCTTCGGCTCCTACGGCACGGTCATGAACGTGCTGCGCGTCGCGGCCTTCCTCGGCGTGATCGCCGCGGGACAGACCATCGTCATCCTCGCCGGCGGCGAGGGCATCGACCTGTCGGTCGGCAAGATCGCGACCTTCTCGGCCATCGTCGTGGCGCAGGTGAGCGGCGGCGAGGACGGCCGGTTGCTGCTCGCCGTCGCCACCGCCCTGTTGTTCTGCGGGCTGGTCGGGGTGGTCAACGGCGTCGGCGTGGCCTACCTGCGCATCCCGCCGCTGGTGATGACGCTGGGCATGGTGGCCGTCGTGCAGGGCATCATCCGGGTGTACTCCGGCGGGCAGCCCGAGGGTCGCGCGCCCGCAGCGCTGTCACAGCTGGTCAACGCCCGCACGGTCCTCGGCATCCGCGGATCGGTGTGGATCTGGCTGATCATCGCGGTCGGCGTCGTCGCGCTGCTGCGTCGCACGACGTTCGGGCGCCGCGTCTACGCGCTGGGTGCCAACCGGGAGACGGCCTACCTGTCGGGCATCAACGTGCAGCGCAACCTGGTGTTGGTCTACGTGGCCTCCAGCCTGTTCGCGGCACTGGGCGGCGTCATGCTGATCGGTTACAGCGGCGCGGCCTCGATCAGCCTCGCCGACCAGTACCAGCTGATCTCCATCGCCGCGGTCGTCATCGGGGGCACGACGCTGGCGGGCGGCGTCGGCGGCTACCTGGGCACGGTCATCGGCGCCGTCGTGCTGCAGGCGCTGACGAGCCTGCTCGTGGCGCTCAACATCGGGGCCGCCGGACGCCAGATCGTCAACGGCCTGATCCTCATCGTCCTGCTGTCCGCCTACGGCCGTCAACGGCGGCTCAGGCAATGA
- a CDS encoding Gfo/Idh/MocA family protein gives MNQPLGVGIVGSGFIGNFHVQSWVGVRGADIVAVQSRNEATAKQLAERCRQLGVGDPTTTDDLVELVRDPRVQAIWVTAPNHVRVEMIERICEEVASGRAELVGIAIEKPLARTLAEARRVVDAIEGAGILGGYLENQVFAPGLTRSKEIVWTRGAALAGSPYLARASEEHAGPHRSWFWNGTEQGGGVLSDMMCHSVEAGRFLLTPPGEDANTWLTPISVSASIAGLKWTRPAYADRLAAEYDQQVDYRNHPSEDYAHAVVHLENGDGELVVIEATTSWSYVGAGLRLSFELLGPEYSMQVNTLDTPAKLFLSRELQGEQGEDLVEKQNAEQGLMPLLEDEAVTYGYTDENRHMVTSFRAGTTPRENVRDGLVITELMMAAYLSAESGETIELDGVDLSDFVPQVAQGTWDPRTAGRRRR, from the coding sequence GTGAACCAACCGCTCGGAGTCGGGATCGTCGGGAGCGGCTTCATCGGCAACTTCCACGTGCAGAGCTGGGTCGGGGTCCGCGGGGCGGACATCGTCGCGGTGCAGAGCCGCAACGAGGCGACCGCGAAGCAGTTGGCGGAGCGCTGCCGGCAGCTCGGCGTCGGCGACCCGACCACGACCGACGACCTGGTCGAGCTGGTCCGCGACCCGCGGGTGCAGGCGATCTGGGTCACCGCGCCCAACCACGTGCGCGTGGAGATGATCGAGCGGATCTGCGAGGAGGTGGCCTCCGGGCGCGCCGAGTTGGTCGGCATCGCGATCGAGAAGCCGCTGGCGCGCACGCTGGCCGAGGCCCGGCGGGTCGTCGACGCGATCGAGGGCGCCGGGATCCTGGGCGGGTACCTCGAGAACCAGGTGTTCGCCCCCGGGCTGACCCGGTCCAAGGAGATCGTCTGGACGCGCGGTGCCGCGCTGGCGGGGTCGCCCTACCTCGCGCGTGCCAGCGAGGAGCATGCCGGCCCGCACCGCTCGTGGTTCTGGAACGGCACCGAGCAGGGCGGTGGCGTGCTCAGCGACATGATGTGCCACTCGGTCGAGGCCGGCCGGTTCCTGCTCACCCCGCCCGGCGAGGACGCCAACACGTGGCTCACGCCGATCTCGGTCAGCGCCTCGATCGCCGGGCTGAAGTGGACGCGCCCCGCCTACGCCGACCGGCTCGCGGCCGAGTACGACCAGCAGGTCGACTACCGCAACCACCCCTCGGAGGACTACGCCCACGCGGTCGTGCACCTCGAGAACGGCGACGGTGAGCTGGTCGTGATCGAGGCCACCACGTCGTGGAGCTACGTCGGCGCCGGCCTGCGGCTGTCGTTCGAGCTGCTCGGTCCGGAGTACTCCATGCAGGTCAACACGCTCGACACCCCGGCGAAGTTGTTCCTCAGCCGGGAGCTGCAGGGTGAGCAGGGCGAGGACCTCGTCGAGAAGCAGAACGCCGAGCAGGGCCTGATGCCGCTGCTCGAGGACGAGGCCGTCACCTACGGCTACACCGACGAGAACCGGCACATGGTCACGTCGTTCCGCGCCGGCACGACGCCGCGCGAGAACGTGCGCGACGGCCTGGTGATCACCGAGCTGATGATGGCCGCCTACCTCTCCGCCGAGAGCGGCGAGACGATCGAGCTCGACGGCGTCGACCTGTCCGACTTCGTGCCCCAGGTCGCCCAGGGCACCTGGGACCCGCGCACGGCCGGCCGCCGGCGCCGCTGA
- a CDS encoding ABC transporter permease, whose translation MTLAILTGLVLVLLAPLVVAAVRHREIPRLAARNLARRRAEATLVVAGSLLGTAMLTSSFVVGDVVDGAIADVARTQLGPVDVTLTPADGDLDAVTTAVRAADVDGIDGLLAVTRATATLEVPATDDVEARALPRADLVALELADARSFGGDAAITGLDLVAGELGRNEVVLHERTADRLAVAAGARLRLHAYGGTRELTVSQVVPEVGLAGYGNALVAPALLTELAAGADDDAAPPRPHLLVSLDGGVFDTRDRSPGAVAALRAATTDLGGVEVDGVKATLLDDAERQGASLAELFTTIGSFSVLAGILLLVNLFVMLAEERKTELGMLRALGFSRRRLSQAFTFEGALYAITAALTGTVVGVGVGWLVARLAGSIFGLADQGIAFRLVLEPSSLALGGLLGLTISLVTIWVTSVRIGRLNVIRAIRDLPEPRRDGVGVRRVVAGAVGVVAGGAVSLLGLVGEQPIPLLVGVPVAAFAAGPLLRRLLSERSARMLSAGTALAWAVAVFPLFGDVLRQAELPVFVVQGVVLTTAAVSLVATLDTVWSRLLSRLVPGDAGLAVRLGLAYPLARRVRTSLLLGMFSLVIFTMTFIASLTAAFDAQRSEIAVAAGGGFDVLLDSNVANPLAGSTLLARQEVTAAAGLRRGYAEFLTAGADEARGWTVTGVDADLAAFGGPELTERDAAYADDAAAWLAVAADPTLAIVPDGFLGDGGPQPTAVGVGDRFEVLDPHGGPSRTLTAVAVGPVDFPWNGAFVSSTLTADLLGAQDVVSRHYLAVDGVTPDVLADRLSAAHLANGVEAQSFTALVDAGMRQENAFLQLLQGFLGLGLLVGIAGLGVVMIRAVRERRQQIGMLRAMGFGTALVRRAFLTEAGLIAAQGTAIGGALGLVTVRQVLTSSEAFGGGTVPFTMPWAGLLVIGTLPLLAALLATAWPAIRAARIAPAVALRASD comes from the coding sequence ATGACACTCGCGATCCTCACCGGTCTCGTCCTGGTCCTGCTCGCGCCGCTGGTGGTCGCGGCGGTACGCCACCGCGAGATACCGCGCCTGGCCGCACGCAACCTCGCGCGTCGTCGCGCCGAGGCCACGCTCGTGGTCGCCGGCTCCCTGCTCGGCACCGCCATGCTCACCTCGTCGTTCGTCGTCGGCGACGTCGTCGACGGCGCCATCGCCGACGTCGCCCGCACCCAGCTGGGGCCGGTCGACGTCACCCTCACCCCGGCCGACGGCGACCTCGACGCGGTCACGACGGCCGTCCGGGCCGCCGACGTCGACGGCATCGACGGCCTGCTCGCGGTCACCCGGGCGACCGCCACCCTCGAGGTGCCCGCCACCGACGACGTCGAGGCGCGCGCCCTGCCGCGAGCGGACCTGGTGGCACTCGAGCTCGCCGACGCCAGGTCGTTCGGCGGCGACGCCGCGATCACCGGACTCGACCTCGTCGCCGGCGAGCTCGGACGCAACGAGGTGGTGCTGCACGAACGCACCGCCGACCGCCTCGCGGTCGCCGCCGGAGCGCGCCTGCGACTGCACGCCTACGGCGGCACGCGCGAGCTGACCGTCTCGCAGGTCGTGCCGGAGGTGGGATTGGCCGGCTACGGCAACGCGCTCGTCGCCCCGGCCCTGCTCACCGAGCTGGCCGCCGGCGCGGACGACGACGCCGCGCCGCCGCGCCCGCACCTGCTGGTGTCCCTCGACGGCGGGGTGTTCGACACCCGCGACCGCTCCCCGGGCGCCGTGGCCGCGCTGCGCGCGGCGACCACGGACCTCGGCGGCGTGGAGGTCGACGGCGTCAAGGCCACCCTGCTCGACGACGCCGAGCGCCAGGGCGCGTCGCTGGCGGAGCTGTTCACCACCATCGGTTCGTTCAGCGTGCTGGCCGGCATCCTGCTGCTGGTGAACCTGTTCGTGATGCTCGCCGAGGAACGCAAGACCGAACTGGGCATGCTGCGGGCACTCGGGTTCAGCCGTCGCCGGCTGAGCCAGGCGTTCACCTTCGAAGGGGCGCTGTACGCGATCACCGCGGCCCTCACCGGCACCGTGGTCGGCGTCGGCGTCGGCTGGCTCGTCGCCCGTCTCGCCGGCAGCATCTTCGGCCTCGCCGACCAGGGCATCGCGTTCCGACTGGTGCTCGAGCCGTCGAGTCTCGCGCTGGGCGGCCTGCTGGGGCTGACGATCTCGCTGGTGACGATCTGGGTCACCAGCGTCCGCATCGGCCGGCTCAACGTCATCCGTGCCATCCGGGACCTGCCCGAGCCGCGACGCGACGGGGTCGGCGTGCGCCGCGTCGTCGCCGGCGCCGTCGGCGTCGTCGCCGGTGGGGCGGTCAGCCTGCTGGGTCTGGTCGGCGAGCAGCCGATCCCGCTGCTCGTCGGCGTGCCGGTCGCGGCGTTCGCCGCCGGTCCGCTGCTGCGACGGCTGCTCTCCGAACGCTCGGCCCGCATGCTGAGCGCCGGGACCGCCCTGGCCTGGGCGGTGGCCGTCTTCCCACTGTTCGGCGACGTGCTGCGCCAGGCCGAGCTGCCGGTGTTCGTCGTCCAGGGGGTCGTGCTGACCACCGCGGCCGTGTCGCTGGTCGCCACGCTCGACACGGTCTGGTCGCGGCTGTTGTCGCGGCTGGTACCGGGCGACGCCGGACTGGCGGTGCGGCTCGGCCTGGCCTACCCGCTGGCCCGACGGGTGCGCACGTCGCTCCTGCTCGGGATGTTCTCGCTCGTGATCTTCACCATGACGTTCATCGCCTCGCTGACGGCCGCGTTCGACGCCCAGCGCAGCGAGATCGCGGTGGCGGCCGGCGGCGGCTTCGACGTCCTGCTGGACTCCAACGTCGCCAACCCGCTCGCCGGCAGCACCCTGCTCGCGCGCCAGGAGGTGACGGCGGCAGCCGGGCTGCGCCGGGGGTACGCCGAGTTCCTGACGGCCGGCGCCGACGAGGCCCGGGGATGGACGGTCACGGGCGTGGACGCCGACCTGGCCGCGTTCGGTGGACCGGAGCTGACCGAGCGGGACGCGGCGTACGCCGACGACGCGGCCGCCTGGCTGGCCGTCGCGGCCGACCCGACGCTGGCGATCGTTCCCGACGGCTTCCTGGGGGACGGAGGGCCACAGCCCACGGCCGTCGGCGTCGGCGACCGGTTCGAGGTGCTCGACCCGCACGGCGGACCGTCGCGCACGTTGACCGCCGTCGCCGTCGGCCCGGTCGACTTCCCGTGGAACGGCGCGTTCGTCTCCTCGACGTTGACGGCGGACCTGCTGGGGGCGCAGGACGTCGTCTCACGCCACTACCTCGCCGTGGACGGGGTGACGCCCGACGTCCTCGCCGACCGGCTGAGCGCCGCCCATCTCGCCAACGGCGTCGAGGCGCAGAGCTTCACCGCGCTGGTCGACGCGGGGATGCGGCAGGAGAACGCGTTCCTGCAGTTGCTGCAGGGCTTCCTCGGACTGGGTCTGCTGGTCGGCATCGCCGGTCTCGGTGTGGTGATGATCCGTGCCGTGCGCGAGCGACGCCAACAGATCGGCATGCTGCGCGCGATGGGCTTCGGCACGGCGCTGGTCCGCCGCGCGTTCCTCACCGAGGCCGGTCTGATCGCCGCCCAGGGCACCGCGATCGGGGGCGCACTCGGGTTGGTGACCGTCCGGCAGGTGCTGACCAGCTCCGAGGCGTTCGGTGGCGGGACGGTGCCGTTCACCATGCCGTGGGCGGGCCTGCTGGTGATCGGGACGCTGCCGCTGCTCGCCGCGCTGCTCGCGACCGCATGGCCGGCGATCCGCGCGGCGCGCATCGCCCCGGCCGTGGCGCTGCGTGCCAGCGACTGA
- a CDS encoding ABC transporter ATP-binding protein, whose product MHASPTPLLSAAGVTKTYRTGSHEVAALRGVDLDVHAGELVMVMGPSGNGKTTLLNCLSGLDDIDAGTVHVDGADLFAMSDAARTAHRARSMGFVFQSFNLIPVLSAVENVELPLLVTGTPARLARERARARLARVGLDARADHRPGELSGGEQQRVTIARALVAEPAIVWADEPTGALDSTTAGEVIELLREVHAAGQTLVVVTHDDRLGRSGQRLVQVRDGRVVADGPPSSDAPATDAPVTDDPAADRRAVLAAVTAETAR is encoded by the coding sequence ATGCACGCCTCACCAACCCCGCTGCTGTCGGCCGCGGGCGTCACCAAGACCTACCGGACCGGCAGCCACGAGGTCGCCGCCCTGCGCGGCGTCGACCTCGACGTCCACGCCGGGGAGCTCGTGATGGTCATGGGCCCGTCCGGCAACGGCAAGACCACGCTGCTCAACTGCCTGTCCGGGCTCGACGACATCGACGCGGGCACCGTCCACGTCGACGGCGCCGACCTGTTCGCGATGTCCGACGCCGCACGCACCGCCCACCGCGCCCGCTCGATGGGCTTCGTGTTCCAGTCGTTCAACCTCATCCCGGTGCTCTCGGCGGTCGAGAACGTCGAGCTGCCGCTGCTGGTGACGGGCACCCCTGCCCGACTCGCCCGCGAACGGGCCCGGGCACGGTTGGCGCGGGTCGGTCTCGACGCGCGGGCCGACCACCGTCCCGGCGAGCTCTCCGGCGGCGAGCAGCAGCGGGTCACCATCGCGCGGGCGCTGGTGGCCGAGCCGGCGATCGTGTGGGCCGACGAACCGACCGGGGCGCTCGACAGCACCACCGCCGGCGAGGTGATCGAGCTGCTGCGGGAGGTCCACGCCGCCGGCCAGACCCTCGTCGTGGTCACCCACGACGACCGGCTGGGTCGGTCCGGGCAGCGGCTGGTGCAGGTGCGCGACGGCCGGGTCGTCGCCGACGGCCCACCGTCGAGCGACGCCCCCGCCACCGACGCCCCCGTCACCGACGACCCCGCCGCCGACCGGCGGGCCGTGCTCGCCGCGGTCACCGCGGAGACGGCCCGATGA
- a CDS encoding GAF domain-containing protein, giving the protein MLTAVLLAAAVAIVVLVPPLERRRRTALRGRRAAERRVELLETARTLPGRDLADAARVACRGLRSLGFDAAAVVERRGETIVPLHLDGLPGEGTTIPAAGSLAGRCIAERRTLVVADYTNQPLRRPERPDVGSVVLTPIPEDDRAACLLAVRRTVGAADDEDVEVVEAVAAHLGHVFATEATVRTQQQLLDRMRRLEDMRSGFVAEVSEELRDPLTVVRGIAQTLASRGEDLPGDQRVALLAGLGRQATQLGDTIDALLDFSRFQAARREPVLAPVRLHELLTPLAGERLAWAHPTLPGRAVRVDAELVRHALDLLLSTAPERALEVTTVGPAAVAVAVSGRPPSRGAPEARGIPEGLATSLAGQLVLAAGGRLRSAVARSVELPLDGQDGAR; this is encoded by the coding sequence GTGCTGACGGCAGTCCTGCTGGCCGCCGCGGTGGCCATCGTGGTCCTGGTTCCGCCGCTCGAGCGGCGGCGTCGCACGGCGCTGCGTGGACGTCGTGCCGCCGAACGGCGCGTCGAGCTGCTCGAGACGGCCCGCACCCTGCCGGGCCGTGACCTCGCCGATGCAGCGCGGGTGGCCTGCCGGGGGCTGCGCTCGCTCGGGTTCGACGCCGCGGCGGTCGTCGAGCGCCGCGGGGAGACGATCGTGCCGCTGCACCTCGACGGGTTGCCCGGTGAGGGGACCACGATCCCGGCGGCCGGGAGTCTCGCCGGCCGCTGCATCGCCGAACGCCGCACCCTGGTGGTCGCCGACTACACCAACCAGCCGTTGCGCCGCCCCGAACGGCCCGACGTCGGCTCGGTGGTGCTCACCCCGATCCCCGAAGACGACCGCGCCGCCTGCCTGCTCGCCGTGCGCCGCACCGTCGGTGCCGCCGACGACGAGGACGTCGAGGTGGTCGAGGCGGTCGCCGCCCACCTCGGACACGTGTTCGCGACCGAGGCCACCGTACGGACCCAGCAGCAGCTGCTCGACCGGATGCGGCGCCTGGAGGACATGCGTTCGGGATTCGTGGCCGAGGTGTCCGAGGAGTTGCGCGACCCGCTGACGGTGGTACGCGGCATCGCCCAGACCCTGGCCAGCCGTGGGGAGGACCTGCCCGGCGACCAGCGGGTCGCCCTGCTCGCCGGGCTCGGGCGGCAGGCCACCCAGCTCGGGGACACGATCGACGCCCTGCTCGACTTCTCGCGCTTCCAGGCGGCCCGGCGCGAGCCGGTCCTCGCGCCGGTGCGGTTGCACGAACTGTTGACGCCGCTCGCGGGCGAGCGGTTGGCCTGGGCCCATCCGACCCTGCCGGGCCGTGCCGTACGGGTGGACGCCGAACTGGTCCGCCACGCCCTCGACCTGTTGTTGTCGACCGCACCCGAGCGGGCGCTCGAGGTCACGACGGTCGGACCGGCTGCCGTCGCCGTGGCGGTGTCGGGCCGGCCGCCGAGCCGCGGGGCTCCCGAGGCCCGGGGCATCCCCGAGGGGCTGGCCACGTCGCTGGCTGGTCAGCTCGTCCTGGCCGCCGGGGGACGCCTGCGCTCCGCGGTCGCCCGGTCGGTCGAGCTGCCGCTCGACGGGCAGGACGGTGCGCGGTGA
- a CDS encoding ATP-binding protein — MIEELLAYGVAVGVAAGLVTLATARWGHERARVAAERRAQLLVSVLRTDRLATQDVLAAVVDGLSEAGFDAVSIRLIDHAAGHLRYVAGRGVAGEVIVADIPLGTGFAGQVLRAGRPLVLDDYGSTPGVLTPALGFAGTIGVPLGPAAAPVAVMLAARLEGTVTRAQHQAALLLAEQAGRALDRALRFEQAAQTVAQLRVLDARTQDFVSIVSHELRTPLTVIQGLGQTLAQRWDDLGAERRADLSGRIDANGERLAGMVRSLLESSALEEGRLDLRVETVVLAPLVEAVLHRLTTVTTIHPVTVSVPDHLSVRADAGLLAHVLENLFTNVAKHTPPGTPVALDAVEEGEMVRVRVADQGPGILPEDLPHVLERFHRGGAPTRRTTGGLGLGLALANQIVAAHGGRLEASSVPGEGTTFTFRLPTGSHPRAATGVRSGH, encoded by the coding sequence GTGATCGAGGAGCTGCTCGCGTACGGAGTCGCGGTGGGCGTCGCAGCGGGACTGGTGACGCTGGCCACGGCACGGTGGGGGCACGAGCGGGCCCGGGTTGCCGCCGAGCGTCGCGCCCAGCTGCTCGTCAGTGTCCTGCGCACCGATCGGCTCGCCACCCAGGACGTGCTGGCCGCGGTCGTCGACGGGCTCAGCGAGGCCGGCTTCGATGCCGTCTCGATCCGCCTGATCGACCATGCGGCCGGGCACCTGCGCTACGTCGCCGGGCGCGGTGTCGCCGGGGAGGTGATCGTCGCCGACATCCCGCTGGGGACGGGCTTCGCCGGCCAGGTGCTGCGGGCAGGACGCCCGCTGGTGCTCGACGACTACGGCTCGACCCCGGGCGTGCTGACGCCGGCGCTCGGGTTCGCCGGGACGATCGGTGTGCCGCTCGGGCCGGCGGCGGCACCCGTGGCGGTCATGCTGGCCGCCCGGTTGGAGGGGACGGTCACCCGGGCGCAGCACCAGGCCGCGCTGTTGTTGGCCGAGCAGGCCGGACGGGCGCTGGACCGGGCGCTGCGCTTCGAGCAGGCCGCGCAGACCGTCGCGCAACTGCGGGTGCTCGACGCCCGCACGCAGGACTTCGTGTCGATCGTCTCCCACGAGCTGCGCACGCCGTTGACGGTCATCCAGGGGCTGGGGCAGACGCTGGCCCAGCGGTGGGACGATCTCGGCGCCGAGCGGCGCGCCGACCTGTCGGGGCGCATCGACGCCAACGGCGAACGCCTGGCCGGCATGGTGCGTTCGCTGCTGGAGAGCTCCGCGCTGGAGGAGGGTCGGCTGGACCTGCGGGTCGAGACGGTGGTGCTCGCGCCGCTGGTCGAGGCGGTGTTGCACCGACTGACCACCGTGACGACGATCCATCCGGTGACGGTGTCGGTGCCGGATCACCTGTCGGTGCGTGCCGACGCCGGACTGCTGGCCCACGTGCTGGAGAACCTGTTCACCAACGTCGCCAAGCACACCCCACCGGGCACCCCGGTCGCACTCGACGCGGTCGAGGAGGGCGAGATGGTCCGGGTCCGGGTCGCCGACCAGGGACCGGGGATCCTTCCCGAGGACCTGCCGCACGTGCTCGAGCGCTTCCACCGGGGTGGCGCCCCCACCCGCCGCACCACCGGCGGACTCGGGTTGGGCCTCGCGCTCGCGAACCAGATCGTCGCGGCCCACGGCGGACGGCTCGAGGCGAGCTCCGTGCCCGGGGAGGGGACGACGTTCACGTTTCGTCTTCCGACCGGCTCTCACCCCCGGGCGGCCACTGGTGTTCGATCTGGGCATTGA
- a CDS encoding YihY/virulence factor BrkB family protein — protein MPMHPLSHRLLDSTPRRLRPGVDFAVATAERAGRERLPGLAAEIAFWTVLSLPSLLFTVLAVGTLVGDAIADDWRQTLVDRLVEVASVALTADTLQTVLRPLLEGLVEEGGFGLASFGFLTTLWVASRAVKVVLNLLAIVYNRPGTRPAWKTRLLGLALTVGALAAGIVLLPLLLAGPNFGEQLDDWLGDGALNLAEVWRVGYWPATVVTAALAIALLYHLGVPGHTSWLRDLPGAVVATLGWLLGSAALRLYGTWVVDGDSAYGPLAGPIVGLLWLWVTGFAVLFGATLNAQIEHQWPPGGESRSEDET, from the coding sequence ATGCCGATGCATCCCCTGTCACACCGTCTGCTCGACTCCACGCCCCGCCGTCTGCGGCCCGGGGTCGACTTCGCGGTGGCGACCGCCGAGCGCGCCGGCCGGGAGCGCCTGCCCGGGCTCGCGGCCGAGATCGCGTTCTGGACCGTGCTGTCGCTGCCCTCCCTGCTGTTCACCGTCCTGGCCGTCGGCACGCTCGTCGGCGACGCCATCGCCGACGACTGGCGCCAGACGCTCGTGGACCGGCTGGTCGAGGTCGCCAGCGTCGCGCTCACCGCCGACACGCTGCAGACGGTCCTGCGTCCGCTGCTCGAGGGACTGGTCGAGGAGGGCGGCTTCGGGCTGGCGTCGTTCGGCTTCCTCACCACGCTGTGGGTCGCCTCGCGTGCGGTGAAGGTCGTGCTCAACCTGTTGGCCATCGTCTACAACCGTCCGGGAACCCGTCCGGCGTGGAAGACCCGCCTGCTCGGCCTCGCGTTGACCGTCGGCGCCCTCGCGGCCGGCATCGTGCTGCTGCCCCTGCTGCTCGCCGGCCCGAACTTCGGTGAGCAGCTCGACGACTGGCTCGGCGACGGGGCGCTCAACCTCGCCGAGGTGTGGCGGGTCGGGTACTGGCCGGCGACCGTGGTCACCGCCGCGCTCGCGATCGCGCTGCTGTACCACCTCGGCGTGCCCGGCCACACCTCGTGGTTGCGTGATCTGCCGGGGGCCGTGGTCGCCACGCTCGGGTGGCTGCTCGGCAGTGCGGCGCTACGGCTCTACGGCACCTGGGTCGTCGACGGCGACAGCGCCTACGGGCCGCTCGCCGGCCCCATCGTCGGCCTGCTGTGGCTGTGGGTCACCGGGTTCGCGGTGCTGTTCGGGGCGACCCTCAATGCCCAGATCGAACACCAGTGGCCGCCCGGGGGTGAGAGCCGGTCGGAAGACGAAACGTGA